From Streptomyces sp. CMB-StM0423, a single genomic window includes:
- a CDS encoding oligopeptide/dipeptide ABC transporter ATP-binding protein has translation MTASDTAPPAAVVTDLRVDFPVRTGLLRRVTGTTHAVAGVSFTVPARSIVSLVGESGSGKTTTGRALLGLSPVTSGSVRLHGRELGELRRDRALPRVAQIVYQDPYASLNPRMTLRTMLREVLTVHRTVDPGGVSGRVAELLDQVGLRTQLAGRYPHELSGGQRQRAAIARALAVEPRFIVCDEIVSALDVSIQGQILNLIQDLRRERDVSFLFISHDMGVVRHLSDHVVVMYGGKVMESAPCAELFAAPRHPYTRALLRAVPVPDPRAAGVRDDDGTPADGPRAEPPDPSAPPPGCRFQASCPFATAECREGDSPPPAAVSATGHIVSCHHHDTPAVRAALAERTPAP, from the coding sequence ATGACCGCCTCGGACACCGCGCCGCCCGCCGCCGTCGTGACGGATCTGCGGGTGGACTTCCCCGTACGCACCGGGCTGCTGCGGCGCGTCACCGGCACGACCCACGCCGTCGCCGGCGTCTCCTTCACCGTCCCGGCGCGCAGCATCGTCAGCCTCGTCGGTGAGTCCGGCAGCGGCAAGACCACCACGGGCCGCGCCCTGCTCGGCCTGTCGCCCGTCACCTCCGGCAGCGTGCGGCTGCACGGCCGGGAACTGGGCGAGCTGCGCCGCGACCGGGCGCTGCCGCGGGTGGCGCAGATCGTCTACCAGGACCCGTACGCGAGCCTCAACCCGCGGATGACGCTGCGCACCATGCTCCGCGAAGTCCTCACCGTGCACCGCACGGTGGACCCGGGCGGCGTCTCCGGACGGGTCGCCGAACTCCTCGACCAGGTGGGCCTGCGCACGCAGTTGGCCGGCCGCTATCCGCACGAACTGTCCGGCGGGCAGCGGCAGCGGGCGGCGATCGCGCGGGCGCTGGCCGTGGAGCCGCGGTTCATCGTCTGCGACGAGATCGTCTCGGCGCTCGACGTGAGCATCCAGGGCCAGATCCTCAATCTCATCCAGGACCTGCGCCGGGAGCGGGACGTCAGCTTCCTGTTCATCTCGCACGACATGGGGGTGGTCCGGCACCTCTCCGACCACGTCGTCGTGATGTACGGCGGGAAGGTGATGGAGAGCGCGCCGTGCGCCGAACTGTTCGCGGCGCCCCGGCACCCGTACACGCGGGCGCTGCTGCGCGCGGTGCCGGTGCCGGACCCGCGGGCGGCGGGCGTACGGGACGACGACGGCACACCGGCCGACGGCCCGCGGGCCGAACCACCGGACCCGTCGGCCCCACCGCCCGGCTGCCGCTTCCAGGCGTCCTGCCCCTTCGCCACCGCCGAGTGCCGGGAGGGCGACTCCCCGCCGCCCGCCGCCGTCTCGGCGACCGGCCACATCGTTTCCTGCCATCACCACGACACCCCGGCCGTGCGCGCCGCCCTCGCCGAAAGGACCCCCGCACCATGA
- a CDS encoding ABC transporter ATP-binding protein, giving the protein MNVLDVAHLEVTHPGHGHDSWLTTVRDVSFRVAAGESLGVVGESGSGKSQTMLAVLGMLGRGGARVSGRVEFDGTDLTALSQKQLRAVRGSGIGLVSQDALSALNPAMTIGKQMAEPLIRYDGHNRRSAADRCTELLQLVGIPAARERLRAYPHQLSGGMRQRVLIAMAISREPKLLIADEPTTALDVSIQSQVLRLIDRLRRELDMALVLITHDLGVVAGVTDRIAVMYGGMIVETASTAELFDAPGHPYTRALMQSVPRMDRKPGDRLPAIPGLPPHPSAPPPGCAFQPRCALARSECGDGVPVLAQPEPVRAGHLVRCPVNVPVPTGGAGS; this is encoded by the coding sequence GTGAACGTGCTGGACGTAGCGCATCTCGAAGTCACCCACCCGGGCCACGGCCACGACTCCTGGCTGACCACCGTCCGCGACGTCTCCTTCCGCGTCGCCGCCGGCGAGTCGCTGGGCGTCGTCGGCGAGTCCGGGAGCGGCAAGAGCCAGACGATGCTGGCGGTCCTGGGCATGCTGGGGCGGGGCGGCGCCCGGGTCTCGGGCCGGGTGGAGTTCGACGGCACGGACCTCACCGCGCTCAGCCAGAAGCAGTTGCGCGCGGTCCGCGGCTCCGGCATCGGGCTCGTCTCGCAGGACGCCCTGTCCGCGCTCAACCCCGCCATGACCATCGGCAAGCAGATGGCCGAGCCGCTGATCCGCTACGACGGCCACAACCGCAGGTCCGCCGCCGACCGGTGCACCGAACTGCTCCAGCTCGTCGGCATCCCCGCGGCCCGCGAACGGTTGCGCGCGTATCCGCACCAGCTCTCCGGCGGCATGCGCCAGCGCGTGCTGATCGCCATGGCGATCAGCCGCGAACCCAAGCTGCTCATCGCCGACGAGCCGACCACCGCGCTCGACGTCTCCATCCAGTCCCAGGTGCTGCGGCTCATCGACCGGCTGCGCCGGGAGCTGGACATGGCGCTGGTGCTCATCACCCACGACCTGGGCGTCGTCGCCGGGGTCACGGACCGGATCGCCGTGATGTACGGCGGGATGATCGTCGAAACGGCGTCGACCGCCGAGCTGTTCGACGCGCCGGGCCACCCGTACACGCGGGCCCTGATGCAGTCCGTACCGCGGATGGACCGGAAGCCCGGCGACCGGCTCCCCGCCATCCCGGGACTGCCGCCGCACCCGTCGGCGCCGCCGCCCGGGTGCGCGTTCCAGCCGCGCTGCGCGCTGGCGCGGTCGGAGTGCGGGGACGGTGTCCCCGTGCTGGCGCAGCCGGAGCCGGTACGCGCCGGGCACCTGGTGCGCTGTCCCGTCAACGTCCCCGTACCGACCGGAGGAGCCGGCTCATGA
- a CDS encoding ABC transporter permease codes for MLTFILRRGLQMIPVLLGVTVATFGLGQIIPGDQATALLGPTSSEEDRAALRADLGLDEPAVSRYFTYLGNLFSGDLGRSLSFGRPVSEVLSERLLNTLLLSGTAIVVAAVLGVAIGTWAAQKPGSVRDRGLTVGVLFLNSVPSFWLGLVLIVVFSLQLRILPATGMTSIAGGGAVDTAAHMVLPVITLAAWSLAVIARMTRSAVLEVIDNDYVQTARSRGIGEFHVIVRHVLPNAMPSVVTVIGLQAGFLLSGAVLTETVFSWPGVGLALQQAISSRDIPLVQGGILVIAVAFVLINLLVDVAQAYFNPKIKLA; via the coding sequence ATGCTGACCTTCATCCTGCGCCGCGGGCTGCAGATGATCCCCGTACTCCTCGGGGTGACCGTCGCCACCTTCGGCCTCGGCCAGATCATCCCCGGCGACCAGGCCACCGCGCTCCTCGGCCCCACCTCGTCGGAGGAGGACCGCGCGGCGCTCCGCGCCGACCTCGGCCTCGACGAGCCCGCGGTCTCGCGCTACTTCACCTACCTCGGCAACCTCTTCAGCGGCGACCTCGGCCGCTCCCTGTCCTTCGGCCGCCCGGTCTCCGAGGTGCTGTCCGAGCGGCTGCTCAACACCCTGCTGCTCTCCGGCACGGCCATCGTCGTCGCCGCGGTGCTGGGCGTCGCGATCGGTACGTGGGCCGCGCAGAAGCCCGGCTCCGTACGCGACCGGGGGCTGACCGTCGGCGTGCTGTTCCTCAACTCGGTGCCGTCGTTCTGGCTCGGCCTGGTCCTGATCGTCGTCTTCTCGCTGCAACTGCGGATCCTCCCGGCCACCGGCATGACCTCCATCGCCGGCGGCGGCGCCGTCGACACGGCCGCGCACATGGTGCTGCCCGTCATCACCCTGGCCGCCTGGTCGCTCGCGGTCATCGCCCGCATGACCCGCTCGGCGGTGCTGGAGGTCATCGACAACGACTACGTGCAGACGGCCCGTTCGCGCGGCATCGGCGAGTTCCACGTCATCGTCCGGCACGTGCTGCCGAACGCCATGCCGTCGGTGGTCACGGTGATCGGGCTCCAGGCCGGGTTCCTGCTCAGCGGGGCGGTGCTCACCGAGACGGTGTTCTCCTGGCCGGGCGTCGGCCTCGCGCTCCAGCAGGCCATCTCCTCCCGCGACATCCCCCTGGTCCAGGGCGGAATCCTCGTCATCGCCGTCGCCTTCGTGCTGATCAACCTGCTGGTCGACGTGGCGCAGGCGTACTTCAACCCCAAGATCAAGCTCGCGTAG
- a CDS encoding ABC transporter permease: protein MKATAAAPPGAAGAPAARPPARTRTRGRLARLSAGNATAYLGGGIVAATVLVALLAPLIAPYDPLDTDPAAIGLGLFSDGHLLGTDEVGRDILSRLMYGARMALLVAILPTVLALAVGGCIGLFSGYVGGWVDSVLMRVFDVMFSFPGILLALGIGVALGPSTTSLIVAVVVVTIPEFGRIVRGNVVSLRQEQYVEAASALGYGHRRIAFRHIAPNLLGGLVVFATLQTGRNVILSASLAFLGLGAQPPTPDWGQMLSGGRALLVTSPHVATLPGLAVVVLAVGFNLLGDGVRDRLDPRSRRSRAAKDDETGDAAC from the coding sequence ATGAAGGCCACCGCGGCAGCACCCCCGGGAGCCGCGGGCGCGCCCGCCGCCCGCCCCCCGGCGCGGACGCGCACGCGCGGCCGGCTCGCCCGGCTCTCCGCCGGCAACGCCACCGCGTACCTCGGCGGCGGCATCGTCGCCGCCACCGTCCTCGTCGCGCTCCTGGCGCCCCTCATCGCCCCGTACGACCCGCTGGACACCGATCCGGCGGCCATCGGCCTCGGCCTCTTCAGCGACGGCCACCTGCTGGGCACCGACGAGGTGGGCCGCGACATCCTCAGCAGGCTCATGTACGGGGCCCGGATGGCGCTGCTCGTCGCGATCCTGCCGACGGTCCTGGCGCTGGCGGTCGGCGGCTGCATCGGCCTGTTCTCCGGCTATGTCGGCGGCTGGGTCGACAGCGTGCTGATGCGCGTCTTCGACGTGATGTTCTCCTTCCCCGGCATCCTGCTCGCGCTGGGCATCGGCGTCGCGCTGGGGCCCAGCACCACGTCGCTGATCGTGGCGGTGGTGGTCGTGACGATCCCCGAGTTCGGCCGGATCGTCCGCGGCAACGTCGTCTCGCTGCGGCAGGAGCAGTACGTGGAGGCGGCCTCGGCCCTCGGCTACGGGCACCGGCGGATCGCGTTCCGCCACATCGCGCCGAACCTGCTGGGCGGGCTGGTCGTCTTCGCCACCCTCCAGACCGGCCGCAACGTCATCCTCAGCGCCAGCCTCGCCTTCCTCGGCCTCGGCGCCCAGCCGCCGACGCCCGACTGGGGCCAGATGCTCAGCGGCGGCCGGGCGCTGCTGGTGACCTCGCCGCACGTCGCCACCCTCCCGGGGCTGGCTGTCGTCGTCCTGGCGGTGGGCTTCAACCTCCTCGGCGACGGTGTACGTGACCGGCTCGACCCGCGCTCGCGGCGGTCGCGGGCGGCGAAGGACGACGAGACGGGAGACGCGGCATGCTGA
- a CDS encoding ABC transporter substrate-binding protein has translation MRFTHRPRPPRPRRAPRRGLRAAAGCALAAALLLAGCSANPSFGRDSGTLVIGAEGEIPPLDPHRMSGTVGLRIVDALYDPLIREDLSARTDRAPALRPGLAESWKSAPDARGYTLELRKGVTFADGARLDADAVKLNFDRIMDEDSPVHDATAAGNMTFLTRWIERVEVTGPYELTLRLSEPYAGLPRLLTDRRMSIVSPKSLTAGKPDDIGLHPVGTGPFTQRAADHGRRITLERNTGYWGGKPRTPTIVVESVTDPTTLAIAAETGEVDAILSAGAQQVHQLTHDDAMRVQYPDAANQYFLRLNARIAPTDDPEFRQALNYAVDREAIATLTQGQVAPSTGPLPRGNEAYDEAAAETDGAGSSPYTYDPERARQLIRESGVETPVRLTLLAPDSGPGFSQATEIMALLEQDLKAVGVSLKVRYMEFASLVAEEGNGYDDRTHGSFNGWTTGADAADFLERMFSGQAHPPAGVNRGWYANDDVDALFDRARGEPDTASRMGLYRQAADEIAADAPWVFLYQDRLPRLLGDKVRGVAPAASVYVDYTTIRRR, from the coding sequence ATGAGGTTCACGCATCGTCCCCGTCCGCCCCGCCCGCGCCGCGCACCCCGCAGGGGCCTCCGCGCCGCCGCCGGCTGCGCCCTCGCCGCCGCCCTCCTGCTCGCCGGGTGCAGCGCCAACCCGTCCTTCGGCCGCGACTCCGGCACCCTGGTCATCGGCGCCGAGGGCGAGATCCCGCCCCTCGACCCGCATCGCATGTCCGGCACCGTCGGCCTGCGCATCGTCGACGCCCTCTACGACCCCCTCATCCGCGAGGACCTGAGCGCCCGTACGGACCGCGCCCCCGCGCTGCGCCCCGGGCTCGCCGAGTCCTGGAAGTCCGCCCCCGACGCCCGCGGTTACACCCTGGAACTGCGCAAAGGCGTCACCTTCGCCGACGGCGCCCGCCTCGACGCCGACGCCGTCAAGCTCAACTTCGACCGGATCATGGACGAGGACTCCCCGGTCCACGACGCCACCGCCGCCGGGAACATGACGTTCCTGACCCGCTGGATCGAGCGCGTCGAGGTCACCGGGCCGTACGAGCTGACCCTGCGCCTCTCCGAGCCCTACGCGGGACTCCCGCGGCTGCTCACCGACCGGCGCATGTCGATCGTCAGCCCCAAGTCGCTGACCGCGGGCAAGCCCGACGACATCGGCCTGCACCCGGTCGGCACCGGGCCGTTCACGCAGCGCGCCGCCGACCACGGCCGGCGCATCACCCTGGAGCGCAACACCGGCTACTGGGGCGGCAAGCCGCGCACGCCGACCATCGTCGTCGAGTCCGTCACCGACCCCACCACGCTCGCCATCGCCGCCGAGACCGGCGAGGTCGACGCCATCCTGAGCGCCGGGGCCCAGCAGGTGCACCAGCTCACCCACGACGACGCGATGCGCGTGCAGTACCCGGACGCGGCGAACCAGTACTTCCTGCGGCTCAACGCCCGCATCGCCCCCACCGACGACCCGGAGTTCCGGCAGGCGCTCAACTACGCCGTCGACCGCGAGGCCATCGCGACCCTCACCCAGGGCCAGGTCGCGCCCTCCACAGGACCGCTGCCGCGCGGCAACGAGGCGTACGACGAGGCGGCCGCGGAGACGGACGGGGCGGGCAGTTCCCCGTACACGTACGACCCGGAGCGCGCCCGGCAGCTCATCCGCGAGAGCGGCGTCGAGACGCCCGTGCGCCTCACGCTCCTCGCCCCCGACAGCGGCCCCGGCTTCTCCCAGGCGACCGAGATCATGGCGCTGCTGGAGCAGGACCTGAAGGCGGTCGGGGTGTCGCTGAAGGTGCGGTACATGGAGTTCGCGTCGCTGGTGGCCGAGGAGGGCAACGGCTACGACGACCGCACCCACGGCTCGTTCAACGGCTGGACCACGGGCGCCGACGCCGCGGACTTCCTGGAGCGGATGTTCAGCGGCCAGGCGCACCCGCCCGCGGGCGTCAACCGGGGCTGGTACGCGAACGACGACGTCGACGCGCTCTTCGACCGGGCCAGGGGCGAGCCGGACACCGCGAGCCGCATGGGGCTCTACCGGCAGGCCGCAGACGAGATCGCCGCCGACGCCCCCTGGGTCTTCCTCTACCAGGACCGGCTGCCCCGGCTCCTCGGCGACAAGGTCCGCGGCGTCGCCCCCGCCGCCTCCGTCTACGTCGACTACACCACCATCCGCCGCCGGTGA
- a CDS encoding phytoene desaturase family protein — MRRFDAVVVGGGHNGLVAAAYLGRAGLRVAVVEARDRLGGPCGPYEFLPGRTLSFTNSPGSLNPAVVRELRLADHGLRFVRADPTVVHRFADRSFVGWRDQARVDRQLDALAAGESGRYRELIAGLDRLGAALGVSLDEPPPPLDELRGRLADPDDLKLFTAVFDGSLRGLLAERLHSEQVGGLLGMLALNAQLVPPSAPGTAIGLMMRPFARASAAGLRGPGDAERVALRGSTGLPVGSMSAIVDALEADCRAHGVEFHTGTPVSRILHDERGVRGVVTAAGEEFAAGRVVAAVNPVHLFRDLLDDGALGPDVRADVAGQRMRGSAFKLVLEVDSLPAYAGLPGDADPESARACQFRFGDSLGHIEESVTAALAGRTSERPLMWGLIPTLTSPGLTPGDTHLISVNAWHAPYAPEAGGWDGARTEAFGRRCVAVLEELMPGLGDRITGHRFLGPVEIERELGLVESNITHGDMLPAGLFGARPHPAVAGYRTPLRGFYLSGAGVWPGGYVTGTPGRNAARAVLSDLRAPAHDPAHDPTDDEQRRPA; from the coding sequence ATGAGGCGCTTTGACGCGGTCGTCGTGGGCGGCGGCCACAACGGCCTGGTGGCCGCGGCCTATCTGGGCCGGGCGGGGCTGCGCGTCGCGGTGGTCGAGGCGCGCGACCGCCTCGGCGGCCCGTGCGGCCCGTACGAGTTCCTGCCGGGACGCACCCTGTCGTTCACCAACTCGCCCGGCTCGCTCAACCCCGCGGTGGTCCGCGAACTGCGCCTCGCGGACCACGGTCTGCGGTTCGTACGGGCCGATCCCACCGTCGTGCACCGCTTCGCCGACCGCAGCTTCGTCGGCTGGCGCGACCAGGCCCGCGTCGACCGGCAGCTCGACGCCCTCGCCGCCGGCGAGTCCGGCCGCTACCGCGAGCTGATCGCGGGACTCGACCGCCTCGGCGCCGCCCTCGGCGTCTCGCTGGACGAACCGCCGCCGCCCCTGGACGAATTGCGCGGCCGGCTGGCGGACCCGGACGACCTCAAGCTCTTCACCGCCGTCTTCGACGGCAGCCTCCGCGGACTGCTGGCAGAGCGGCTGCACTCCGAGCAGGTCGGGGGACTGCTCGGGATGCTGGCGCTCAACGCCCAGCTCGTCCCGCCGTCGGCGCCGGGCACGGCGATCGGGCTGATGATGCGCCCCTTCGCCCGGGCGTCGGCGGCGGGGCTCCGCGGCCCCGGCGACGCCGAGCGCGTCGCGCTGCGCGGCTCCACAGGACTGCCGGTCGGCTCGATGAGCGCCATCGTCGACGCCCTCGAAGCGGACTGCCGCGCGCACGGCGTCGAGTTCCACACCGGTACGCCCGTCTCCCGCATCCTCCACGACGAGCGGGGAGTCCGCGGCGTGGTCACCGCGGCCGGCGAGGAGTTCGCCGCCGGCCGCGTCGTCGCCGCGGTCAACCCCGTCCACCTCTTCCGCGACCTCCTCGACGACGGCGCGCTCGGCCCGGACGTCCGCGCGGACGTGGCGGGGCAGCGGATGCGCGGCTCGGCGTTCAAGCTGGTGCTGGAGGTCGACTCGCTGCCCGCGTACGCCGGTCTGCCCGGGGACGCGGACCCGGAGTCCGCGCGCGCCTGCCAGTTCCGCTTCGGCGACTCGCTCGGTCACATCGAGGAGTCCGTCACCGCCGCCCTCGCCGGGCGGACCTCGGAACGCCCGCTGATGTGGGGCCTGATCCCCACCCTCACCTCGCCGGGTCTCACCCCCGGGGACACCCATCTGATCAGCGTCAACGCCTGGCACGCGCCGTACGCGCCGGAGGCAGGCGGCTGGGACGGGGCGCGCACCGAGGCGTTCGGGCGGCGCTGCGTCGCGGTGCTGGAGGAGCTGATGCCGGGCCTCGGCGACCGGATCACCGGCCACCGCTTCCTCGGCCCCGTCGAGATCGAGCGCGAACTCGGCCTGGTGGAGAGCAACATCACCCACGGCGACATGCTCCCCGCCGGCCTCTTCGGCGCCCGCCCGCACCCCGCCGTCGCCGGCTACCGCACCCCGCTGCGCGGCTTCTACCTCTCCGGCGCCGGCGTCTGGCCCGGCGGCTACGTCACCGGCACCCCCGGCCGCAACGCGGCCCGCGCCGTCCTCAGCGACCTGCGCGCCCCGGCCCACGACCCGGCCCACGACCCGACCGACGACGAGCAAAGGCGACCGGCATGA
- a CDS encoding membrane dipeptidase: MLVDALQFNKPARERFEEWRAAGLTAVHVTVAIWEDSTETMREVGRWQRHLAEHADLLREGRTADDIRAADRDGRTAVVLGFQNSSPFEDDLDLVGAFHQAGVRIAQLTYNTQNSAGAGCWEADNAGLSRTYGVNLIREMNRVGMLVDISHCNERTSLEAIETSERPVMITHANPRAFVGEDVELAFRNKSDTVLKESAQQGGVVGLSMYPRLAPNGQACTVADFCDMVAYTAELIGVEHVGLASDYYAGQGDEELHWWRQGRWSRKPMVPISGQVDFPEWFAAGSGYADVLAELRRRGFGEGEIELISGGNWVRVFDEGFRPGPQG; the protein is encoded by the coding sequence GTGCTCGTAGACGCACTGCAGTTCAACAAGCCCGCCCGCGAACGCTTCGAGGAGTGGCGCGCCGCCGGGCTCACCGCCGTGCACGTCACCGTGGCGATCTGGGAGGACTCCACCGAGACCATGCGGGAGGTCGGCCGCTGGCAGCGGCATCTCGCCGAGCACGCCGACCTGCTGCGCGAGGGCCGCACCGCCGACGACATCCGCGCCGCGGACCGCGACGGCCGCACGGCGGTCGTGCTCGGCTTCCAGAACAGCAGCCCGTTCGAGGACGACCTCGACCTCGTCGGCGCGTTCCACCAGGCCGGCGTGCGGATCGCCCAGCTCACGTACAACACCCAGAACTCCGCCGGGGCCGGCTGCTGGGAGGCGGACAACGCGGGGCTCTCGCGCACGTACGGCGTGAACCTCATCCGGGAGATGAACCGGGTCGGGATGCTCGTCGACATCTCGCACTGCAACGAGCGGACCTCGCTGGAGGCGATCGAGACCTCCGAGCGGCCCGTCATGATCACGCACGCCAACCCGCGCGCGTTCGTCGGCGAGGACGTCGAACTCGCCTTCCGCAACAAGTCCGACACCGTGCTGAAGGAGTCGGCGCAGCAGGGCGGCGTCGTCGGGCTGAGCATGTACCCGCGGCTGGCGCCGAACGGGCAGGCGTGCACCGTCGCCGACTTCTGCGACATGGTCGCGTACACCGCGGAGCTGATCGGGGTCGAGCACGTCGGCCTCGCCTCCGACTACTACGCGGGCCAGGGCGACGAGGAACTGCACTGGTGGCGCCAGGGGCGGTGGAGCCGCAAGCCGATGGTGCCGATCTCCGGCCAGGTCGACTTCCCCGAGTGGTTCGCCGCGGGCAGCGGCTACGCCGACGTGCTCGCGGAGCTGCGCCGGCGCGGGTTCGGCGAGGGGGAGATCGAGCTGATCTCGGGCGGTAACTGGGTCCGGGTCTTCGACGAGGGCTTCCGGCCGGGCCCGCAGGGCTGA
- a CDS encoding maleate cis-trans isomerase family protein, with protein sequence MLLGWRARIGQIRPATAIEGAEEWREVAPTGVAFADARTIVPRVDAAGLREMMSQVVEASRQLATAKVDLIVQCGAPGTFIPGPGTDEKVTGEITAATGVPAITMQQATNDALRALGATKVAVGTIYTDEVNESLRTYLTALGFEVTAMEGLQLTDPYDASVHDADSAYRLGRRLHKAAPDADALLISCGTFRTFEVLPYLELDTGLPVVTSNQASLWRALRHLGLRDGMPVLGRLGGIPGLPG encoded by the coding sequence ATGTTGCTCGGCTGGCGTGCACGAATCGGGCAGATACGCCCCGCGACGGCGATCGAAGGAGCGGAGGAGTGGCGTGAAGTAGCCCCTACGGGCGTGGCGTTCGCCGACGCCCGGACCATCGTCCCGCGCGTCGACGCCGCCGGACTGCGGGAGATGATGAGCCAGGTCGTCGAGGCGTCGCGGCAGTTGGCCACCGCCAAGGTGGACCTGATCGTGCAGTGCGGCGCCCCCGGCACCTTCATCCCGGGCCCGGGCACCGACGAGAAGGTCACCGGCGAGATCACCGCCGCCACCGGCGTACCGGCGATCACGATGCAGCAGGCGACCAACGACGCCCTCCGCGCCCTCGGCGCGACCAAGGTCGCCGTCGGCACCATCTACACCGACGAGGTCAACGAGTCCCTGCGCACCTACCTCACCGCCCTCGGCTTCGAGGTGACGGCGATGGAGGGCCTCCAGCTCACCGACCCGTACGACGCCAGCGTGCACGACGCCGACAGCGCCTACCGGCTCGGCCGCCGGCTGCACAAGGCGGCGCCCGACGCGGACGCGCTCCTCATCTCCTGCGGCACCTTCCGGACCTTCGAGGTGCTGCCGTACCTCGAACTCGACACCGGGCTGCCCGTCGTGACGAGCAATCAGGCGTCCCTCTGGCGGGCCCTGCGCCACCTGGGGCTACGGGACGGGATGCCGGTCCTCGGCCGGCTCGGCGGCATCCCGGGCCTCCCCGGCTGA
- a CDS encoding IclR family transcriptional regulator: MATGEASEPAAPAGQGGAAAAAGAGRGAQGSGTVQIVDHALMVLKAIAEADHPRGVRELSRDLAISKSSTQRILASLERVGLAVADEATRKYVVGPAALTLAWKHADNSDLVSAATGTTARIAAVTGETACISTIVDGRRVTVHEAESSQPLRLITGVGRPYSLFSGATGRVLMSLLPADELRRLVAGHVADGPDETAADRILGQVAEVRQNGYALSRSEWIAGGCGVAVPIGTQGSLVAALSIYGPEARLTDERMAELVPALQKAAAEIALRWRQPA, from the coding sequence ATGGCGACCGGAGAGGCGTCGGAGCCGGCGGCCCCCGCCGGGCAGGGCGGCGCGGCTGCCGCCGCCGGTGCGGGGCGGGGCGCCCAGGGGTCCGGGACCGTGCAGATCGTGGATCACGCGCTCATGGTGCTCAAGGCCATCGCGGAAGCCGACCACCCTCGTGGCGTGCGCGAGCTGAGCCGCGACCTCGCGATCAGCAAGAGCTCCACGCAGCGCATCCTCGCCTCCCTGGAGCGGGTCGGCCTGGCCGTCGCGGACGAGGCCACCCGCAAGTACGTCGTCGGGCCCGCCGCGCTCACCCTCGCCTGGAAGCACGCGGACAACAGCGACCTGGTCAGCGCCGCCACCGGCACCACCGCCCGGATCGCCGCGGTGACCGGCGAGACCGCCTGCATCTCCACCATCGTCGACGGCCGCCGCGTCACCGTGCACGAGGCCGAGAGTTCGCAGCCGCTGCGGCTCATCACCGGCGTGGGCCGGCCCTACTCGCTGTTCTCCGGCGCCACCGGCCGGGTCCTGATGTCCCTGCTGCCCGCGGACGAACTCCGCCGGCTGGTGGCCGGGCACGTGGCCGACGGTCCTGACGAGACGGCCGCGGACCGGATTCTGGGACAGGTCGCCGAGGTCCGGCAGAACGGTTACGCGCTGAGCCGCAGCGAGTGGATCGCCGGCGGCTGCGGGGTGGCCGTGCCCATCGGCACGCAGGGCAGCCTCGTCGCCGCCCTCAGCATCTACGGGCCCGAGGCCCGGCTCACCGACGAACGCATGGCGGAGCTGGTGCCGGCGCTGCAGAAGGCGGCGGCGGAGATCGCCCTCCGCTGGCGCCAGCCCGCGTAG